In Pirellulales bacterium, a single window of DNA contains:
- a CDS encoding SDR family oxidoreductase encodes MDFLGLSDKSVLVCGVANRKSVAYHVGRVLAEAGAKVVYVVRSPERRESVARLLGDAEIYVCDVEREEEIARLRDQVAARHATLDGLVHSIAFADYDESPRPFHETSKKAFLRSIDVSCYSLIALARAFQDLLAADASVVTISISTTRMASENYGFMAPVKAALDSSLVFLAKSFSQFSQVRFNAVAPGLLKTSASAGIPGYVDAYLYAEQVTLRKSAVQTEEVANVAAFLLSPRSSGINAQRIVVDAGMEVNYFDRDLIERVMRS; translated from the coding sequence ATGGATTTCCTAGGTCTCTCCGACAAATCGGTGCTGGTGTGCGGCGTCGCCAACCGCAAGAGCGTAGCCTATCATGTCGGCCGCGTGCTGGCGGAAGCGGGCGCCAAAGTGGTCTATGTCGTCCGCTCGCCCGAGCGCCGCGAATCGGTGGCCAGGCTGCTGGGCGATGCCGAAATCTACGTCTGCGACGTGGAACGTGAAGAAGAAATCGCCCGCTTGCGCGACCAGGTTGCCGCGCGGCACGCGACGCTCGACGGCCTGGTCCATTCAATTGCCTTTGCCGATTACGATGAATCGCCGCGGCCGTTCCACGAGACGTCGAAGAAGGCGTTTCTGCGGTCGATCGACGTTTCGTGTTATTCGCTGATCGCCCTTGCCCGTGCGTTCCAAGACCTGCTGGCCGCCGACGCCTCGGTGGTGACCATTTCAATTTCCACCACGCGCATGGCCAGCGAAAACTACGGGTTCATGGCGCCGGTCAAGGCGGCCCTCGATTCGTCGCTGGTGTTTCTGGCCAAGTCGTTCAGCCAATTCTCGCAAGTGCGGTTCAATGCGGTGGCGCCGGGCCTGTTGAAGACCTCGGCATCGGCGGGCATTCCCGGCTACGTCGATGCCTATCTCTATGCAGAACAGGTGACGCTCCGCAAGTCGGCCGTCCAGACGGAAGAGGTGGCCAACGTGGCGGCGTTTCTGCTCAGCCCTCGTTCGAGCGGCATCAACGCACAGCGGATCGTCGTCGACGCCGGCATGGAGGTGAACTACTTCGACCGCGATTTGATCGAACGGGTGATGCGCTCGTAG
- a CDS encoding Rpn family recombination-promoting nuclease/putative transposase, with amino-acid sequence MKPQIDPKVDYAFKHVFGREESKPALISLLDAVLQPAAGQHIVSLELLNPFNDRETPDAKMSVLDIKARDETGRQFNIEMQLLAYGAFRQRALYYWSRLHHAQLKKGKDFRILRPTIAVCFVDTPLFPQLDDYHLIFELRERKRHTLFTDQMAVHILELTKFQKAVEELATSLDRWLFFLRHAPSLDIDALPKALNVPEVRWALEDLRMISRSKRERERYEAREKWERDVYTAMAEREDMGVARGLEKGRKEGREHGRAEGRAEGRAEHIQFLQRSLRRKVMPLKQLRTLSAEELADLATQLEVQLNARLANGS; translated from the coding sequence ATGAAACCCCAAATTGATCCCAAGGTCGATTATGCCTTCAAGCACGTCTTCGGACGCGAAGAGAGCAAGCCGGCGCTCATTAGCTTGCTGGATGCCGTCTTGCAGCCCGCGGCTGGCCAACACATCGTCAGCCTGGAGTTGCTGAACCCTTTCAACGACAGGGAAACTCCTGACGCCAAAATGTCAGTTTTAGATATCAAAGCCCGCGATGAAACCGGTCGGCAGTTCAATATTGAAATGCAGTTGCTCGCCTACGGCGCTTTTCGGCAGCGGGCGCTCTACTATTGGTCCAGGTTGCATCACGCCCAGTTAAAAAAAGGCAAAGACTTTCGCATCTTGCGGCCCACCATCGCGGTGTGCTTCGTCGATACACCGCTGTTTCCGCAGCTAGACGATTACCACCTGATCTTCGAGTTGCGAGAGCGCAAGCGTCATACGCTCTTTACGGATCAGATGGCGGTGCATATTCTGGAATTGACGAAGTTTCAAAAGGCGGTAGAGGAATTGGCAACCTCTCTCGACCGCTGGTTGTTTTTCCTCCGGCACGCGCCCTCACTCGATATAGATGCCCTGCCAAAGGCATTGAACGTGCCGGAGGTCCGTTGGGCATTGGAGGACCTGAGAATGATTTCGCGAAGCAAACGCGAACGCGAACGCTACGAAGCCCGCGAGAAATGGGAGCGCGACGTTTATACGGCGATGGCCGAGCGGGAGGACATGGGAGTGGCGAGGGGGTTGGAGAAGGGACGCAAGGAGGGACGCGAGCACGGACGCGCGGAGGGACGCGCGGAGGGACGCGCAGAACACATCCAATTCCTCCAAAGGTCGCTTAGGCGGAAGGTGATGCCTCTCAAACAGTTGCGGACCCTGTCGGCGGAAGAGCTCGCCGACCTCGCCACTCAGCTTGAGGTCCAGCTCAATGCGAGGTTGGCCAATGGCTCATGA
- a CDS encoding carboxypeptidase-like regulatory domain-containing protein, translating to MAATNHFVPRAASILISIIALQLAAPLCSAQPRPRPKEVGTTGKMRIVVVDSDERPVAKADIHVSVWTDEAFDHNRDYVTDAAGKVEVKLPKTLTILRIWASRDSYVPLFANWWPQFQDNGFPIPDEYTFRLADGSVIGGVLKNADGQPIAGAKVEVMHVDRVDTMKERPLVNTWLAFGGDARVTDAHGCWTLDNVPPDEEAQVRLKISHPDYINDQSWGEMQQRQDVTMEQLRAKTAVITMQRGINVSGRVTEANGKPIAGAVVVFGDHPYSQEGSQEVLTDEDGKYRLPPLPARPTTVTVVAEGWMPQLRRIEITPENPSVDFQLRPGKMLRLRFIDSSGKPIPKVFIGIANWRGGESLYNNKHPNVLDTKIPLYSDERGIYEWSWAPDDAVTYWISRPTKNPTPATSVSLTADGAEKTLTFPLQLSISGSVSDVETGEAIREFTAVPVLELASGKLLVERSLAKRAAGRYMLKMELSPSLKMEPNQTAYRVRIEAAGFRSAVSDASFRFGDADATCDVALHAAPPAAGRALTAEGRPLEGATVVLVTPSQPLHLVQGQTPRIPAFGRNVDSRTTNADGSFAFPAQYERYCLMVIHDLGYAEGTRRPEEMPGDLTLSEFARVEGRLMDHGQPIAGAELTLQPLRVRSPQWPTLEVRYVAETDAEGRFAFDRATPLKCTLSFAQSASKTGDGGSTESVPLDLQPGETTTIGLGGAGREVRGQVVLKGGGAREIDLSYSLNYLLGKTRGIKPPLEIAVQRFDWRKGWNDLWISSAEGNAYLQTLHHYRVNLASDGTFRVFVPNGDYELAFHLYQRTADRQVAAVGGKIVRFNMPKGESEQGALDLGTIEIEAAIGAARGKPVSACEIDLLGAGGRRTSP from the coding sequence ATGGCTGCCACCAATCATTTCGTTCCGCGGGCCGCGTCGATCCTTATTTCGATAATCGCCCTACAACTCGCCGCACCGCTTTGCTCCGCCCAGCCACGACCACGCCCCAAGGAAGTCGGCACCACGGGCAAAATGCGAATCGTGGTCGTCGATTCCGACGAGCGACCTGTGGCGAAGGCGGACATCCACGTTTCCGTGTGGACCGACGAGGCTTTCGACCATAATCGCGATTACGTCACCGACGCCGCTGGAAAAGTCGAAGTCAAGCTGCCGAAGACGCTGACGATCCTGCGCATCTGGGCGAGCCGCGATAGCTACGTTCCGCTGTTTGCGAATTGGTGGCCGCAGTTCCAGGACAATGGTTTTCCAATTCCTGACGAGTATACCTTCCGGCTAGCCGATGGAAGCGTCATCGGGGGCGTGCTGAAGAATGCCGATGGCCAGCCCATCGCGGGAGCAAAGGTCGAAGTGATGCACGTCGATCGCGTCGATACGATGAAGGAGCGACCGCTCGTCAACACCTGGCTCGCCTTCGGCGGGGATGCGCGCGTCACCGACGCCCACGGATGCTGGACACTCGACAACGTGCCGCCGGACGAAGAAGCTCAGGTGCGCCTGAAAATCAGCCATCCCGACTACATCAACGACCAATCGTGGGGCGAGATGCAGCAGCGGCAAGACGTGACGATGGAACAACTGCGGGCAAAGACCGCCGTCATCACCATGCAACGCGGCATCAACGTCAGCGGGAGGGTGACCGAGGCGAACGGCAAACCGATTGCCGGCGCGGTTGTCGTCTTTGGAGATCACCCGTATTCGCAGGAAGGCAGCCAGGAAGTGCTCACGGACGAAGACGGCAAATACCGCCTTCCGCCGTTGCCGGCGCGGCCGACCACGGTGACGGTCGTGGCGGAAGGCTGGATGCCGCAATTGCGGAGGATCGAAATCACGCCTGAGAACCCGTCGGTCGACTTCCAACTGCGGCCGGGCAAAATGCTCAGGCTGCGATTCATCGACAGTTCGGGTAAGCCAATTCCCAAGGTGTTCATTGGCATCGCGAACTGGCGCGGCGGCGAGTCGCTTTACAACAACAAGCACCCGAACGTGCTCGATACGAAGATCCCGCTGTATTCGGATGAACGCGGAATCTATGAGTGGAGTTGGGCGCCCGACGACGCGGTGACTTATTGGATTTCCCGGCCCACGAAGAATCCGACACCTGCCACCAGCGTCAGCTTGACCGCCGACGGCGCCGAGAAAACGCTGACGTTTCCGCTTCAACTGAGCATTTCCGGTTCGGTGTCCGACGTCGAGACGGGCGAGGCGATTCGCGAGTTCACCGCTGTGCCGGTGCTTGAGCTGGCAAGCGGTAAATTGCTCGTGGAACGCAGCCTCGCCAAACGGGCCGCCGGTCGCTACATGCTTAAAATGGAACTCAGCCCGTCGCTTAAAATGGAACCGAACCAGACCGCGTACCGCGTGCGTATTGAGGCGGCCGGCTTCCGAAGCGCCGTGAGCGACGCGAGCTTCCGATTTGGCGACGCCGACGCGACGTGCGACGTGGCGCTTCATGCTGCGCCGCCTGCGGCCGGCCGAGCATTGACCGCCGAGGGCAGGCCGTTGGAAGGCGCCACCGTCGTTCTGGTAACGCCGTCACAACCTTTGCACCTTGTCCAGGGACAGACGCCCAGAATACCCGCGTTCGGCCGCAATGTCGACTCGCGGACCACGAACGCTGACGGCAGCTTCGCCTTCCCCGCTCAGTACGAACGCTATTGCCTGATGGTGATTCACGACCTCGGTTATGCCGAAGGCACTCGCCGGCCGGAGGAAATGCCCGGCGACTTGACCTTGAGCGAGTTTGCTCGCGTGGAAGGTAGGTTGATGGATCATGGCCAGCCGATTGCCGGGGCCGAACTCACGCTCCAGCCGTTGCGCGTACGCTCGCCGCAATGGCCCACCCTCGAGGTGCGTTACGTTGCCGAGACCGACGCGGAGGGCCGGTTCGCGTTCGACCGCGCGACGCCGCTCAAGTGTACCCTCAGCTTCGCGCAGTCGGCGTCGAAAACAGGCGATGGAGGCTCGACGGAATCCGTGCCGCTCGACCTCCAGCCAGGTGAAACAACAACGATCGGCCTCGGCGGCGCCGGTCGCGAAGTTCGCGGGCAGGTGGTGCTCAAGGGCGGCGGGGCACGCGAAATCGACTTGAGCTATTCGCTAAACTATCTGCTCGGCAAGACACGGGGCATCAAGCCCCCGCTGGAGATCGCCGTCCAGCGATTCGACTGGCGAAAAGGCTGGAACGACCTATGGATTTCGTCGGCCGAAGGCAACGCGTATTTACAAACGCTTCACCATTATCGCGTGAATCTCGCCAGCGACGGGACGTTTCGGGTCTTCGTACCAAATGGTGACTATGAACTCGCATTCCATCTCTACCAGCGAACAGCAGACCGACAGGTGGCTGCCGTGGGAGGGAAGATTGTGCGGTTCAATATGCCCAAGGGTGAATCGGAACAAGGCGCCCTCGATCTGGGCACAATCGAAATCGAAGCGGCAATCGGGGCAGCACGCGGGAAACCGGTCTCGGCCTGCGAGATCGATCTGCTCGGCGCCGGCGGTCGCCGAACGTCACCCTAA
- a CDS encoding DUF4339 domain-containing protein, with translation MGIKFTCPACGRALNVKSELAGKKGRCPRCEAKIDIPAESSPWAKPAGGTRQAAAAPTAPASVPAAPSAPVEGGAASPVAAPVQAPGGGLVADAEQTTIYQPQPTAAPVGAVAAADPIAEAPQMQWYVTPPGATSQYGPASGEEFRGWIQEGRVTADSLVWRQDWPDWRPASTVFPQLPSPPAGPAPAAAPVVPPLASMPLPTAAPAMPMPAAPIPAPAMAQPAFPVAAVAPGMFPGAPVAAPAADGFPIAAAAPATTRSSTARGYRQRSNTGPIVAIVVLLLAMIPLSFLVWKVVSEQIVSPAADATAGPKPPEE, from the coding sequence ATGGGCATCAAATTCACCTGTCCCGCCTGCGGACGCGCATTGAATGTCAAGTCGGAGCTGGCGGGCAAAAAGGGCCGCTGTCCGAGATGCGAGGCCAAGATCGACATCCCGGCCGAAAGCTCGCCCTGGGCGAAGCCGGCCGGCGGCACTCGGCAGGCTGCAGCCGCACCAACCGCACCCGCCTCCGTTCCCGCGGCCCCCTCGGCACCGGTTGAGGGCGGCGCGGCGTCGCCCGTGGCCGCCCCCGTCCAAGCGCCCGGTGGAGGCCTGGTCGCCGACGCTGAGCAAACGACGATTTACCAGCCGCAGCCGACCGCCGCACCCGTCGGCGCGGTGGCCGCCGCCGATCCGATTGCCGAGGCGCCCCAAATGCAGTGGTACGTGACGCCACCGGGCGCCACGAGCCAATATGGCCCGGCCAGCGGCGAAGAGTTTCGGGGCTGGATTCAGGAAGGGCGGGTCACGGCCGATTCCTTGGTTTGGCGGCAAGACTGGCCCGATTGGCGGCCGGCATCCACCGTGTTTCCTCAACTCCCGTCGCCTCCGGCCGGCCCCGCCCCCGCCGCGGCGCCCGTCGTGCCGCCGCTGGCCAGCATGCCCCTGCCAACCGCGGCACCCGCGATGCCGATGCCTGCCGCCCCGATACCGGCCCCCGCCATGGCACAGCCGGCGTTTCCGGTTGCAGCCGTCGCACCGGGCATGTTTCCGGGCGCACCGGTGGCAGCTCCGGCGGCCGATGGCTTTCCGATCGCCGCGGCCGCGCCCGCCACGACACGCAGCAGCACGGCCCGCGGCTATCGGCAGCGGTCGAACACGGGACCGATCGTCGCCATCGTCGTGCTGCTCTTGGCGATGATCCCACTGTCGTTTCTTGTCTGGAAGGTGGTCAGCGAACAGATCGTCTCGCCCGCGGCCGACGCGACCGCTGGCCCAAAACCGCCGGAAGAGTAA
- a CDS encoding bifunctional riboflavin kinase/FAD synthetase, with translation MKLIRELTGLPDGLRGGALTIGNFDGVHLGHARLIERLVARARAVAGPSVVFTFDPHPVRLLRPERAPWPLTWTERKARLLQQLGVDWIIAYPTDEALLALSDRDFFQQIVRDKLAARAMVEGPNFFFGHNRTGTIDVLRKLTSAAGMELDVVDPVAIDGAIVSSSLVRELIAGGKVDEARRLLTEPYRIRGIVRHGAGRGARIGFPTANLAGIDTLLPAAGVYAGHAFIDGQRWAAAINVGANPTFGEQDLKVEVHLIDFHRAIYGEPLEVDFLSRLRDVRPFGGVEELKQQLARDVEAAKGVADPT, from the coding sequence GTGAAACTCATACGTGAACTGACCGGCTTGCCCGATGGGCTTCGCGGTGGGGCCTTGACCATCGGCAATTTCGACGGCGTACATCTCGGTCATGCCCGGCTCATTGAACGCCTGGTGGCGCGGGCCCGCGCGGTGGCCGGCCCGTCGGTGGTGTTTACGTTCGATCCGCATCCGGTGCGCTTGCTGCGGCCGGAGCGGGCACCCTGGCCGCTTACCTGGACCGAACGCAAAGCGCGATTACTGCAGCAATTGGGGGTCGATTGGATCATCGCCTATCCGACCGATGAGGCCCTGCTGGCGCTGTCGGACCGGGATTTCTTCCAGCAAATTGTGCGCGACAAATTAGCGGCACGCGCCATGGTGGAAGGGCCGAATTTCTTTTTCGGGCACAACCGCACCGGCACGATCGATGTCTTACGCAAACTGACGTCGGCCGCCGGGATGGAGCTCGACGTGGTCGATCCGGTCGCGATCGACGGAGCGATTGTTTCCAGTTCGCTGGTCCGCGAGCTTATCGCAGGCGGCAAAGTCGACGAGGCCCGCCGCCTGCTGACGGAGCCCTACCGCATCCGCGGAATCGTTCGGCACGGCGCGGGGCGCGGCGCCCGCATCGGCTTTCCCACGGCGAACCTGGCGGGCATCGACACGCTGCTGCCCGCCGCGGGCGTCTATGCGGGCCATGCGTTCATCGACGGACAGCGCTGGGCCGCGGCGATCAACGTGGGCGCCAATCCGACGTTCGGCGAGCAGGACTTGAAGGTGGAGGTGCATCTGATCGACTTCCACCGCGCGATCTACGGCGAGCCGCTGGAGGTCGACTTCCTCAGCCGTCTACGCGACGTGCGGCCGTTCGGCGGCGTGGAAGAGCTGAAGCAGCAGCTTGCCCGCGATGTGGAGGCGGCGAAGGGGGTGGCGGATCCGACATGA
- a CDS encoding Ppx/GppA phosphatase family protein, with amino-acid sequence MIWLHVPTLPASTHAMEQQQYYLSPDLAHRLAAIDVGTNSIRLVVAEALRDGNYRILTEEKDTARLGKDLAATGRLNAAAVERSLEALKRMKQIAAGYQVRELRVIGTCALREAADGEEFCRRAKQEIGLDIDVIGAEQEAHLAFSSVARAFQLDGKNVAIADIGGGSTEIILASGRAIEEVYTTPLGAVRMTDLYLNGQESGGEAFENLAGGIDHELRRHTKRLVFWPHLMIGSGGTFTTLAEMVMASKGQTGLPLRGYEVTHAEVGHLLDRLRKLPLKARRNLPGLSPDRADIILAGVAIIDGLMRRFRVNRLQVHDRGVRDGLLLMMLEQSRGARSDDPHDQDAAIERFAANCGADLKHSRQVAKLATQILSQVMGEAGLATSDRLLLDAAARLQDVGYMIDYEKHHKHSYHLILHSRLAGFQTHQLELIANLARYHRGKEPKKKHKNFKRLSGKDQQRVRKLAAILRLAGGFDRSNTQQVRDILVSIAADEITMRVVSDEPPEVDLWAARRRAAPFEREFGRRVAIEWLDAKVVGQRRVPQAS; translated from the coding sequence ATGATATGGTTACATGTACCGACCTTGCCGGCCAGCACCCACGCGATGGAACAACAACAATACTACCTTTCGCCCGACCTGGCGCACCGCCTGGCGGCCATCGACGTCGGCACGAATAGCATTCGTCTGGTGGTGGCCGAGGCCCTGCGCGACGGCAACTACCGCATCTTGACGGAAGAAAAAGACACCGCCCGGTTGGGGAAAGACCTGGCGGCCACGGGTCGACTGAACGCGGCGGCCGTCGAACGCTCGCTGGAAGCCTTGAAGCGGATGAAGCAGATTGCCGCCGGCTATCAGGTGCGCGAGTTGCGGGTGATCGGCACCTGCGCGTTGCGGGAAGCGGCCGACGGCGAAGAGTTCTGCCGCCGGGCAAAACAGGAGATCGGCCTCGACATCGACGTGATCGGCGCCGAACAGGAAGCCCATCTGGCCTTCTCCAGCGTGGCGCGGGCCTTTCAGCTCGACGGCAAAAACGTGGCCATCGCCGACATCGGCGGCGGCAGCACGGAGATCATCCTGGCCTCCGGCAGAGCGATCGAAGAGGTCTACACCACGCCGTTGGGCGCGGTGCGGATGACCGACCTCTACTTGAACGGCCAGGAGTCGGGCGGCGAGGCCTTCGAGAACTTGGCGGGCGGCATCGACCACGAGCTGCGCCGACACACCAAGCGCCTGGTGTTCTGGCCGCACCTGATGATCGGTTCGGGCGGCACCTTCACCACGCTGGCCGAAATGGTGATGGCCTCCAAAGGGCAAACCGGCCTGCCGCTGCGCGGTTACGAAGTCACGCACGCTGAAGTCGGGCACCTGCTCGACCGGCTGCGAAAGCTGCCCCTCAAGGCCCGCCGCAATCTGCCCGGCCTCAGCCCCGACCGGGCCGACATCATCCTCGCCGGGGTCGCCATCATCGACGGCCTGATGCGGCGGTTCCGCGTCAATCGGCTGCAAGTTCACGACCGCGGAGTGCGCGACGGCCTGCTCTTGATGATGCTGGAACAATCGCGCGGCGCGCGGAGCGACGACCCGCACGACCAGGATGCGGCCATCGAACGCTTCGCGGCCAACTGCGGGGCCGACCTGAAGCACTCGCGGCAGGTGGCGAAACTGGCCACGCAGATTCTGTCGCAAGTCATGGGCGAGGCCGGCCTGGCGACTTCCGACCGGTTGCTGCTCGACGCCGCCGCACGACTGCAAGACGTGGGCTACATGATCGACTACGAGAAGCACCACAAGCACAGCTACCATTTGATTCTGCACAGCCGGCTGGCTGGTTTCCAGACGCACCAGCTTGAATTGATCGCCAACCTTGCCCGCTACCACCGCGGCAAGGAGCCGAAGAAGAAGCACAAGAACTTCAAACGGCTGTCGGGCAAAGACCAGCAACGTGTGCGCAAGCTGGCGGCCATTTTGCGATTGGCCGGCGGGTTCGATCGCAGCAACACGCAGCAGGTGCGAGACATTCTGGTCTCGATCGCGGCCGACGAGATCACGATGCGAGTGGTGTCCGACGAACCGCCCGAAGTCGATCTCTGGGCCGCTCGCCGCCGCGCGGCGCCTTTCGAGCGCGAGTTCGGCCGCCGCGTGGCCATCGAATGGCTGGATGCCAAGGTCGTCGGTCAGCGCCGCGTGCCGCAGGCCTCGTAA
- a CDS encoding VCBS repeat-containing protein, with product MDIDGDGNRDILSGSYSRLEKAMAGLFQVLHGNANGTFRTAEALKGTDGEPLIIPIKDEQQRVENICTRPFAADWDSDGRLDLVVGNFSGTFYWFQGEGKGKFQPQPEAIKSGEAILRIAGNHSDPFVIDWDGDGDLDLVSGSSSGGVQWAENTAGKGEVPELGAFEWLIQPGADPFEDRLLVSENDLSGPLSSTRVWVADVNVDGKLDLLVGDSVTLRAPAEGLSEAEFKKKFADWQKAFAVVREKLTPATSDEAQRTKAFEDYRKVYEQRATFMREEQSGFVWLYLRK from the coding sequence GTGGACATCGACGGCGACGGCAACCGCGACATTCTCTCCGGCTCGTATTCCCGCCTGGAAAAGGCGATGGCGGGGCTGTTTCAGGTCTTGCACGGCAACGCCAACGGCACGTTTCGCACGGCGGAAGCCCTGAAGGGGACGGACGGCGAGCCGCTGATCATCCCCATCAAGGATGAGCAGCAGCGGGTCGAAAACATCTGCACGCGGCCGTTCGCGGCCGATTGGGACAGCGACGGCCGACTCGATCTGGTCGTGGGCAACTTCTCCGGAACGTTTTATTGGTTCCAGGGAGAGGGAAAGGGAAAGTTTCAACCCCAGCCGGAAGCGATCAAGAGCGGCGAAGCGATTTTGCGAATCGCGGGCAATCATAGCGATCCGTTCGTCATCGACTGGGACGGCGACGGCGATCTCGATCTCGTCAGCGGATCGTCCAGCGGCGGCGTGCAGTGGGCTGAAAACACCGCTGGCAAGGGCGAGGTGCCAGAACTTGGCGCTTTTGAATGGTTAATCCAACCAGGGGCAGATCCCTTCGAAGATCGGCTACTAGTCAGCGAAAACGACTTGAGCGGTCCGTTAAGTTCGACGCGGGTCTGGGTCGCCGACGTAAATGTTGACGGCAAACTTGATTTGCTGGTTGGCGATTCCGTCACCCTTAGGGCGCCGGCCGAGGGGCTGAGCGAGGCCGAGTTCAAGAAGAAGTTCGCCGACTGGCAAAAGGCCTTCGCGGTCGTCAGAGAGAAATTGACTCCCGCCACGTCCGACGAGGCCCAGCGCACGAAGGCCTTCGAGGACTACAGGAAGGTCTATGAGCAGCGCGCGACCTTCATGCGTGAAGAACAGAGTGGCTTCGTATGGCTCTATTTGCGGAAATGA
- a CDS encoding DUF1501 domain-containing protein: MLLNRRQLFDKATTGLGAVALAALLHDDAAKADGALPGLPHFAPKAKRIIYLFQSGAPSQLDLFDYKPRLADLRASELPDSVRMGQRLTGMTATQASFPVAPSRFKFARHGQSGAWLSELLPHTAKIADRLCFVKSMHTEAINHDPAVTFFQTGAQLAGRPSIGAWIVYGLGSENQNLPGFVAMISQGSGNPNDQPLYDRLWGSGFLPTKYQGTKFRSTGDPVLFLSNPPGVDAGTRRQMLDDLVKLNQERLRQQGDPEIATRIAQYELAWRMQSSVPDLTDVSNEPEHVFELYGPDARRPGTFAANCLLARRLVERGVRFVQLFHRGWDQHTNLPKQIVGQCRDTDQASAALVFDLARRGLLDDTLVVWGGEFGRTVYCQGRLTAEDYGRDHHPRSFTIWLAGAGIKPGVTHGATDDFSYNIVENPVHVHDLHATLMYCLGIDHERLTYKFQGRYHRLTDVAGKVVREILA, encoded by the coding sequence ATGCTCCTCAATCGGCGACAACTCTTTGACAAGGCAACAACCGGTCTGGGCGCCGTCGCGCTGGCAGCGCTGTTGCATGATGACGCGGCCAAAGCCGACGGCGCCTTGCCCGGCTTGCCCCACTTCGCTCCCAAAGCGAAGCGAATCATCTACCTATTTCAGTCCGGCGCGCCCTCGCAACTCGATCTGTTCGATTACAAGCCGCGCCTGGCCGACCTGCGGGCCAGCGAATTGCCCGACTCGGTCCGCATGGGACAGCGGCTGACCGGTATGACGGCCACGCAGGCCAGCTTTCCCGTCGCCCCCAGCAGGTTCAAGTTCGCCCGGCACGGGCAGAGCGGCGCGTGGCTGAGCGAGCTGCTGCCGCACACCGCCAAGATCGCCGACCGGCTGTGCTTCGTGAAGTCGATGCACACAGAGGCCATCAACCACGATCCGGCGGTGACCTTCTTCCAGACCGGCGCTCAGCTTGCCGGCCGGCCCAGCATCGGTGCGTGGATCGTCTACGGCCTGGGAAGCGAGAACCAGAACTTGCCCGGCTTCGTGGCCATGATCTCGCAAGGGTCGGGCAACCCCAACGATCAGCCGCTCTACGACCGCCTGTGGGGCAGCGGCTTTCTACCGACGAAATACCAGGGAACAAAATTCCGCTCTACCGGCGACCCCGTGCTCTTTCTTTCCAACCCGCCGGGCGTCGATGCCGGCACGCGGCGGCAGATGCTCGACGACCTGGTGAAGCTCAATCAAGAGCGGCTTCGCCAGCAAGGCGATCCGGAAATCGCCACCCGCATCGCGCAGTATGAGCTGGCCTGGCGGATGCAGTCGTCGGTGCCCGACTTGACCGACGTCTCCAACGAGCCGGAGCACGTGTTCGAGCTTTACGGCCCCGACGCGCGGCGGCCCGGCACGTTCGCGGCCAACTGCCTGCTGGCCCGCCGGCTGGTCGAGCGTGGCGTGCGCTTCGTGCAACTCTTTCATCGCGGCTGGGACCAGCACACGAACCTGCCGAAGCAGATCGTGGGCCAATGCCGCGACACCGACCAGGCCTCGGCGGCGCTGGTGTTCGACCTGGCGCGTCGCGGGCTGCTCGACGACACGCTGGTGGTCTGGGGCGGCGAGTTCGGCCGCACGGTCTACTGCCAGGGCCGGCTGACGGCCGAAGACTACGGCCGCGACCACCATCCGCGCTCGTTCACGATCTGGCTGGCCGGCGCCGGCATCAAGCCGGGCGTCACGCACGGCGCCACCGACGATTTCAGCTACAACATCGTCGAGAACCCCGTTCACGTTCACGATCTGCACGCGACGCTCATGTACTGCCTGGGCATCGACCACGAGCGGCTGACCTACAAATTCCAGGGCCGCTATCACCGGCTGACCGACGTGGCCGGGAAAGTGGTCCGCGAGATCCTGGCCTAG